DNA from Salinispora arenicola:
ACCCGAACGGTGCCTGGTACACCTCCGGGATCCGGGTGGGTACGCCGGCGCTGACCACCCGGGGCCTCGGCACCGCGGAGCTGGAGGCCACCGCCGAACTGATCCACACCGTCCTGAGCCTGACATCGCCGGGGGCGAACGCCGATGGCACCCCCTCGAAGGCGAAGTACGTGCTGGACCCGGCCGTTGCCGACCGGGTCAACAAGCAGGCCAGTGAGCTACTCGCCGGCTTCCCGCTCTACCCCGCCATCGACCTGGGCTGACCGGCCGGCACTCGATCGGACGGTCAACCCACAGTGGTGTCCCGGGACCAGCTACTCCGGTAGACGGTGCCACGGCCGTGCGGGTCGGGCACACCGTCGAGGGGCGGCACCGGTGGCGGGAACTCGTCCTCAGGCCCGTTGGGCAGCACTCCCCCGGTCGTCCGGGACCGGCGCAGCCGGGTGACGACGAACCAGACGAGGCCGGCCACGCAGGCGAGGATGACGACGTTCTGGAGGATGCCGGCGTACCGCTCGACCAGGTGCCAGTTGTCCCCGAGCAAATAGCCGGCCATGACGAAGGTGGTGTTCCAGATCAGACTGCCCAGTGTGGTGTAGACGACGAAGGTCCACACCGGCATCCGCTCCACCCCGGCCGGGATCGAGATCATGCTGCGGAAGATCGGGATCATCCGACCAAAGAACACTGCCTTGACGCCGTGCCGGAGAAACCACTCCTCGGTCTTGTCGACGTCGCTCAGCTTCACCAGCGGAAGCCGGGCGGCGATGGCGCGCATCCGTTCCCGGCCCAGTGCCGCACCGATGTAGTACAGCGAAAGGGCACCCAACAGCGAGCCGAGCGTGGTCCAGAAGATCGCGCCGACGACGCTCATCCGCCCCTGGCCGGCGACGAACCCGGCCAGGGGCAGGATCACTTCGCTGGGAATGGGCGGGAACAGGTTCTCCAAGGCCACGGCTAGGCCGGCGCCGGGTCCGCCCAGCCGCTCCACCAATCCGACGACGTGCCCGACCAACCCGTCCTGAGAGGGTTCAGCCTGGTGGGTGGTGGTGCCGGCGACAAGCACGGCGCGCGCGGTGTGAGGCATGGGCTACACGGTACGAACTGTTTCTGAGGCGGACTCACGCGGTCCGCGGCCATCCGGATGGTCGGACCCGTGCGGACCCCGTGCCACCCGGGCGGATCCCGCGCCGAATCAGCCCGCGGGCAGGTCGGCCAGGATGCGGCCGAGGAGTTCCGGGGTACGCTCCGGTGGCTCCGCTTCCACGCAGAGCCGCTCCATCGCTACCGCGTAGAACTCCAGATCCTCCCGTTTGTCAAGGTAGAGCGCGCTGGTGAGCTGTTCGATGTAGACCACGTCGGGCAGTTCCGCGTCACCGAAACGCAGGATCGAGAAGGCGCCGCCGGCGGCGGCGTGCCCGCCCGCGGCAAACGGCACGACCTGGAGCCGCACGTTCGGTAGTCTCGTCGCGTCGATCAGCGCCGTCACCTGTTGTCGCATGACCGCTGGACCGCCGATCGGCCGGCGCAGGGCCGCCTCGTCCACCACGGCCCACAGTTGCGGCGGATCCTTCCGGTGCAGGACCTGCTGCCGGCGCATCCGCAGGGCGACGCGACGGTCGATCTCCGCCGGCAGGGCCCGGCTGTGACCCAACAGCACAACCGCCCGAGCGTACTCCTGGGTCTGCAGCAGGCCGGGCACGAACTGGAGTTCGTATGTGCGAATCAGTGCAGCTGCCGCCTCCAACCCGAGATACGCCTGGAACCAGGACGGCAGCACGTCACCGTACTGGTGCCACCAGCCAGGACTGTTCGCGTCCCGAGCGAGGCGGAGCAACGCTTCCCGCTCCTGTGGGTCGGTGATGCCGTAGAGGGTCAGCAGATCGGCGATGTCGCGTTCCTTGAAACCGACGCGCCCCAGCTCCATTCGGCTGATCTTGGACTCGGAGGCGCGAATCTCCCAGCCGGCGCCCTCGCGGGTCACCCCGCGGGACTCCCGCAGCCGGCGCAGTTGCGCGCCGAGCATCATCCGCAGAACGGTTGGGCCGGCCGCTGAACCCCCCTCGGCGGGTATCGTCGCCACTGCCGTCCCTCCACGTGTTGACACCCGTACCGGGCCGGACTCGACCCAGTCGCTGGGTCAGCATGCCATGGACTGTCGGTGAGGGGAATCGGTTCCGGCGGCGCGGCGTGGATCACCACATCAACGGATCAGGTGATCGAAGTCACCGTCCTGGGCACCGAGCAGGAAGGCCGCGATCTCGTCCACTGTGTAAATCAGCGCGGGACCGTCAGGGTGTCGAGAGTTGCGGACTGCGACACCCGCGCCATCGGGGAGTTCGGCCAGCTCGACGCAGTTACCGCTGGGGTTGCTACGGCGACTCTTCTGCCATCGCAGCGGTGGCAGCTCGGGGCCGGGAACCCCGTTGGGTAGCGGCTGCATGTGCGCCCTTCTCGTCATGCGTCCGTCCATGCCACCGCCCGTCGAGAGCATGGCATCGATCGAATGGCTCCTGCACGTGCATCTGCTGTTGCATCTGCATCGGACAGCGAGCATGATAGCCGACGTAGGTGGTGTCGATCCGCTTACCGTAAGTCACCTTTAGCTAGGCGACGACCAGGGCAGACACGGGGTCGGTGACCGTCGGCGATGCCAGGGCGTCGGCATGACGGGAGGACTGATGCCGGATCCGCTGACGATCGCATCCGGGGTCTGCGCCGCGGGTGCCCTCGTCTCCTCCTGGCAGCTACACCGCCGGGCGGTGCGCGCCGAGACAGAGATCGCCGTTCTCCAAGCCGAACTCGCCGCCGAACGCCACGCGGCCAGCCATGACCCACTCACCGGCCTACCCAACCGGCGCGCCTTCCACCGACTGGCCGCCGCCCTGCTGACCCGGGCCGACAGTCGGCCACTCATCGCCGTCGTCCTCGATCTCGACGACTTCAAGCAGATCAACGACCGCTACGGGCACGCCGCCGGCGACCAGGTGCTGATCAACGTTGCCCAGCGGCTCTCCGCCTTCGCCGGCGACGACCCGGTGGCCCGGCTCGGCGGTGACGAGTTCGCCGGGCTGCTCACCGCTCCCGACATCGAACGAAGGTGGCTCGAGCACGCCACCCGTCGGCTACAGAACCTCCTGGCCGCGCCGATCCCGCTACACCGTGCCAACGTGCGGGTGACGGCCTCGGTCGGGTTGGCTCCGGTGTCCTGCCCTACCCAACTCTCCGAAGCACTGGACCGGGCCGACGCAGCGATGTACCGGGCGAAGAGCATCGACTCGTCCCACCCACGCCGACTCCTCGACAGCGCGGGCACCGGCGAACGATGACCTGCCCCACCGCCCCCGCCCCCGCCCTGCACCGCGTGACCACCCTGGGTGCTGCAACAGCCCCGTAGGCTCCCGAGTGAAGATCGACTGCCCCGGTCAAACCGAGGGGCCATCACGCTCAGTTCCGAGCACCGGGGCGTGGGTTACGGGCCGCGTAGTCGGTGGCGATCTCGTCGAAGGTGGCCCACCGCGCACCCTCCTGCTGGTTGATGTGTTCGATCAACCGCTCGAGCATCAGCAGTACCTGCGGACGCCCCGACACGTCGGGGTGGATGGTGAAGGTGACGACGCCGTGGTCCAGCTCCCGGTGGACCCAGTCGAACTGGTCACGCCACAACTCCTCCAGGTGTCGTGGGCTGACCCAGCCATGACTGTTGGGGTTGGATTTGATGAACATCATCGGTGGCAGGTCATCGAGGTACCAGTTCGCCGGAATCTCGATCAGGTCGGTCTCCTCGCCACGGACCAACGGCTTCATCCAGTCGCGCGCACTCCCGGCGTAGTCGACCTTGGTCCAGGTGTCTCCCGCCCGGACCCGGTAGACGGTGAAGTCGTCGTGCATCAACGAGTGGTCGTACCGAATCCCCCGCTCGAGCAGCAGCTCGTGCGTGGCGGGCGAGAACTCCCACCAAGGAGCGGCGTACCCGGTAGGGCGTCGCCGGGCTGCCGCCTCGATCAACTCGATACACCGGTCCAGGACCTCAGCCTCCTGGGTCGGACTCATGGCGAGCGGGTTCTCGTGGCTGTAGCCGTGGAGAGCCACCTCATGGCCGGCGTCCACGATCTGCTGAACCTGGTCGGGGAACGTCTCGATGGAGTGTCCAGGTATGAACCAGGTGCTCGGAAGGTCGTACCTCCGGAACAGTCTGAGCAGACGCGGCACGCCGACCTCACCGGCAAACATGCCTCGGGAAATGTCACCGGGCGAATTCCCACCACCGTACGACCCCAACCAGCCTGCAACCGCGTCCACGTCCACGCCGAACGCGCACAGAGTTTCCTTCGACATCGCGGTCTTCCTCCACCGTGCGCCTCGACCACCGGCAGCCGAGGGTGCCGTCCTCGATTATTCACCGCTTTGCATACCGAGCAGCGAATTTGACTCAATATATCGATCTGCACGGTATAACAGCTAGTGCATCATCGACGTCGGGCTGTGACCGGTGTGGACGCCAGCCGATCAGCCCGGGACAGCGACCTCCCGAGCGGTGGTCGGGTCGAGGGCGGAACCAGCAGGCACCAGGCTCACCAGGCCCGCCGGCAACCGGAGCGGACGCACGTCGCCGTACCCGAGCATGCCGAGCACCTCGGTGCCGGCCAGCACGTACCGCCGCCCGAGGTCGGTGACGATGCACAGTGCGCCGCCGGTCGCACCCGGCGTGGCAACCGCCTCGACCACCGCCCCACCCCCCGGCTTGACCAGGACGTGGTCGACGAACACCGCGTCCGTTCCGGACCGGGGGGTGACGGCGAGATCGGGCAGCCGTACGCCATGCCGGACATCGGCCACCACCCCGTCCGCGCCGATCTCGACGCAGAGCCCGCCGGCCGCAACGGCGAGCCGGGGCGACGCGGCCGGCGGGGCCGACGAACCGGCCGGGATCAGGTCGGGCGCTTTGGGCAGGGCCGCGAACTGGCCCAGCGTGATCGGCGCCGGCTCCCGCTGACCCGTGCCGGCCAGCACCAGGCTGGCCTGGAGTTCGGTGATTCCGGCCAGGCCGTCACCGAGCACGACCGCGTACTGTCGGCCGCCGCCGGTGTTCCGGACCAGATAGACGTCGCCGATTCGGGCGGCCGGCAGCCATGCCGCCGGCTCCCCCACCCCCGGCAACACCGGCGGGGCCAGGTCCGCTCCAGCCGGCAACGCGTGCAACAGGGCAGGTGCCACCGGAACAGCGCGGGCGCGGGTCGTGGCCAGCGCGGCGAGCACCAGGTCCGGGTCACGGATCTCGTGTCGGCGCTGCTGCCAGAGCAGGTGCAGCCCGCCGTCGGGGTGGCGCAGCAGCAGTCCCTCGTCAACCACCCGGCCGGCCCCGGTCGCGGGCACCCCGATCAGGAGGGCCGACCGCGGTTCGGTCCGCGCGCCGTCGGCAGCGGGCAATGAGCAGACGGTCCACGGAGCGGTGGACAGGCCCTGCGGCCCGGGCAACGAGTCGGGTGCGTCAGCGATACCCAACGGCCGCCCCCGCGGTACGTCGGTGATGGAGCGACGGGACACCAACACCGTGCGCGGTCGCTCGGCGGCGATGACGAGCAACGCCGAGGCGTAGTTGAGCACCGGGTGCAGCTTCTCGTCCCGGTAGACGTACCGGGCGCCCGACTCCTTCTCCACGATCACCACGGTCTCGTCGCGCCAGCGGTCGCCCCCGCCGGCGAAGAGCCCGTACAGGGCGAACCCGCCGAGCAGGATCGCGGCCACGAGGAAGCTGGCCAGGCCTGCGCCGGCCAGCCGGCGAAACGGCGACTGCGTGGGATCGGTCTCGCGCATCACCAGCGCGGCGACCGCTCGCTGGACGGTGAACTGGTGCGAATGTAACTGGTCCTGCCGCGACGGCATGCGTCCCTCCGGTGATCAGCGCACAGGATAGGCGCTACGTTGACCCTCGGCGACCCTGTGTCGCTGGACTGGGCGGATGTGCCGGCAGCCGGCGCCTTTTCTCACCCGCGGGCCGATGGTCGACTGGTGGCCGTCCCGTTCGCCGGTCGTCAGGCCCCGGTCGTCGGGCGTCACGCCTCCGCTGCCGGTCGTCAGGCCCCGGTCATCGGGCGTCCTGTCGCCGGGCCAGCAACACGACAGCCAGCAGGATGAGCCCCTCGAACCCGACCAGCACCCGCTGGAACAGCCCCAGATAGGCAGCGTGGGTGAAGTCGCCGTGAGAGATGTCCTGCGCGATCTTCCACCCGGCGGGAGCCAGCTGAACCGCGCTGAGCACAAGTCCCCACCGAAGGCGCAGCGGCCCCGTGCGGTTGGCCGCGAGGGTCGGCCAGAGCGCCGCCGCGAGAAACACCAGCCATGCGGAGACCGTATGGACGTCGACCACGTCCATGGGAGCCGGACGCCCGTCCACCCACTGGTCTGGATAGGCGGCCACGCCGATCGTGGCGACGCCCGAGAGGCCGAGCATCAGCCGTCCCGCCAGCCGCACCGTACGCAGACCGATGGCCGACAGGACGACGCAGAGGCCGGAGCCGAGGATGAACAGGGTCATGACCCAGCGGTGGGTGGCACCGTACGCGGCTAGTTGGCTTATCGAGTAGCCGACCTGATCGAACTGGAACGGCTGGAGGGTGGCGGCGAACGCTCCCCCGCCGATCAGCAGTAGTGGGGCCAGGAGGGCGGTGATCACGGTCCAGCCGGGCACGGTGTGCATGAGGCCATCATGCGGCGCGCACCTCCACGGATACCCGAATTCGAGGGTCATGCCGATGACCGTGCATCCGATCTCCCAGAGTCCCGTGCCGGCATGACGGACACCACAGCCCGCTTCTTACCCCCGGGGGTATAGTGGTGGCCGGAGGTGCCAGGTGAAGCTTCGACCCGAGATGACCGGCGACGCGCTGACCCGGCTCAAACGAGCCCGGGGCCAACTCAACGCCGTGATCAGCATGATGGAAGACGGCCAGGATTGCCGGGAGGTGCTGACCCAACTGGCCGCGGTCTCGAAGGCCATCGACCGGGCTGGATACAAAATCATCGCTTCGGGCATGCGGCACTGCAACGCCGCCCGGGAACGCGGTGAGGCGCCCGAGATGACCGAGGAGGAGCTGGAGAAGCTCTTCCTGACCCTGGCCTGAGCCACACGAGGAACTGACCCTGCGGCCGCATTCCCGCGGCCGCAGGGGGTATTCCGCACGCCGAACGCATAACAGCAGTCTGCACGACAGATACCCCCCCGGGTATAAGCAATCACGAGAGGAACACGGACATGGAGTTCGACGTTTCGGTCATCGCGACAACGTCACTCGGCGACCGCAGCTACCTGGCCTCCGACGGTCAGAGCGCGGTCGTCGTCGACCCACAGCGCGACATCGACCGAATCCTGTACCTCGCGGGTGAGAAGGGCGTGCGGATCAGCCACGTGGTCGAGACGCACATTCACAACGACTACGTCTCCGGAGGGCTCGAACTGGCCCGGATCACCGGCGCCCACTACCTGGTCGCCGCGGCCGACAAGGTGGAGTTCGGCCGGCTACCCGTCGCCGACGGCGACACCGTGACGGTTTCCGAGGCGATGCGCCTGCGGGTGATCGCCACCCCCGGTCACACCTTCCACCACCTGTCGTACGTCCTGGACCGCGCCACCGCCGGTGGCTGGCAGGCGGCGGGGGTCTTCACCGGCGGCTCACTGCTCTTCGGCACCACCGGCCGCACCGACCTGCTCGGCCAACAACACGCGCACGAGCTGGCCCACCACCAGCACGCCTCGGCCCGACGGCTGGCGGACCTACTGCCCGACGGTGCCGAGATCTGGCCGACCCACGGGTTCGGCAGCTTCTGCTCCGCCAGCCAGACCGATGCCCCGGAGTCGACCATCGCCCGGGAGAAGGTGACCAACCCGGTGCTCCGGCTCGCCGCCGACGACTTCGTCACCGAGACTCTCCGCGGGCTGGACGCCTACCCGGCCTACTACGCCCACATGGGAGTCACCAACCTCGGCGGTCCGGCACCGGTGGACCTCACCCCGGTCGCCCGCGCCGACGCGGCTGACCTTCGGCAGCGAATCAGTGCCGGGCAGTGGGTGGTCGACCTACGACACCGCAGGGCGTACGCCGCCTCCCACCTGGCCGGTACGGTCAGCCTCGGGCTGGACGGGCCGATGTCCACCTGGCTCGGCTGGCTCATCACCTGGGGAACGCCGATCACCCTGCTCGCCGAGACCCCGGAACAGATTGCCGACGCGCAACGCGAGCTGGTGCGCATCGGCATCGACCGGCCAGCCGCCCAGGCGACCGGCAGGACCGAGCGGTGGGCTGCCGGCCAGGGGCAGCTGCGCGGGCTGGGGATGGCCGACTTCGCCGCACTGGCTGCTGCCCGCGCCGGACGGCCCGCTGCCGGGCTCCCCGCCCCCGACGTGGTCCTCGACGTGCGGATGACCAACGAGTGGACCGCTGGCCACATCGACGGAGCCGTGCACATTCCCCTACCCGACCTGGCCCGGCGTCTCGCCGACGTGCCCGCCGGCGCCGTCTGGGTGCACTGCGGATCCGGCTACCGGGCTACCGCCGCCGGGTCGCTGTTGGCGAACGCAGACCGCGATGTGGTCGTCATCGACGACCAGTTCAGCGAGGCGGGTGCGGCTGGGGTCGCCCTGGTCGAGCCGGACTCCACCCGCTCCTGAGCCCAGCCGGGTCACCCTCCGGCGCTCAGCGACCCGATCCGCCCAACCCACCGAAGCACCCGAACGAGGAGAACATGACCATCCCCGGGAACGCCTGCCCCGCCACCCTCGACACCGCCCAGCTACGGGAACTCATCGACTCGGGCCGCGCCCCGCGCCTGCTCGACGTGCGCACCCCGGCCGAATTCGAGAGCGCACACATCCCCGGCGCCTACAACGTGCCCCTCGACCTGCTGAAGGAGCATCGCGAGGAGCTGCGCGGCCACCTCGACGACGACGTGGTGCTGATCTGCCGCTCGGGGGCCCGGGCCGCCCAGGCCGAGCGGACACTCGCCGGGGTGGGTCTACCGAACGTGAAGGTCCTGACCGGCGGCATGCTGGCCTGGCAGGCCGCTGCCGGTCCCGCCACGCGGGGCACCCCCCGGTGGGACCTGGAACGGCAGGTCCGGCTGGCCGCCGGCACTGTCGTGTTGGCCAGTGTCGTGGCCTCGGTGTTCGTACCCGGCGCCGAGTGGGTGGCCGGCGTCATCGGCGCGGGCCTCACCTTCGCCGCACTCAGCAACACCTGTGCGCTGGGCATGCTGCTGAGCAAGCTGCCGTACAACCGCAACGCAAGCTGTGACCTGGACACTGTCATCGATCAACTAGGCGCACCCACCGGAGGGCGATCGTGACCGTTGGCCTCGCGCTGACCGTCGGACTGGCCGTCCTGATCGGGCTCAGCCTCGGCCTCCTCGGCGGGGGCGGCTCGATCCTCGCCGTACCGCTGTTGGTCTACGTCGCCGACCTGCCGGCGAAGGAGGCCATCGCCACCTCGCTGCTGGTGGTTGGCGTGACCAGCGCGGTCGGCGTGCTGCCACACGCCCGCGCCGGGCGGATCCGCTGGCGTACCGGCCTGCTCTTCGGAGTCGCCGGCATGGTCGGGGCGTACGCCGGCGGCCGGCTCGCCGTGTTCGTGCCGGCGGCGGTCCTTCTCACCGGCTTCGCGGTGATGATGCTCGCCACGGCGGCCGCGATGATCCGCGGTCGCCGCGCCAACGGCGGCGGGCCGGCGCCACCCGAACTCCCGGTGCTGCGGGTCCTGGTGGACGGCGTCGTGGTCGGCCTGGTCACCGGCCTGGTCGGCGCGGGTGGCGGGTTCCTGGTGGTACCCGTACTCGCGCTGCTCGGTGGCCTACCGATGCCGGTCGCAGTCGGTACGTCGCTCGTGGTCATAGCGATGAAGTCGTTCGCCGGCCTGGCCGGCTACCTGTCCAACACCAGCATCGACTGGAGCCTGGCAGCCATGGTCACCGCCGCCGCGGTAGCCGGCAGTCTCGCCGGTGCCCGGCTAGCCGGACGTGTGCCCGAGGTCGTGCTCCGCCGGACGTTCGGCTGGTTCGTGGTGGTCGTGGGCGTGTTCATGGTGGTCCAACAGGTACCTGGGGGCAGCGCGCTCAGGATCGCCGCCCTCGCCGGCGCGCTCGGGGCAGTGGCGCTGCTGCTGGTCGGCCGCCGCGGCGGGCGCGCCTGGATTCCCGGGCCGGTCCGTCGCGCGCTGGGCAGGGCCCCCAGGGCGGATGGCTGACCCACCCGGGCAGGAACTCGCGGGTACTGACCGGGCATGTTGTCGACCAGGCCGGGAAGGCGACGGGGCCCTCCCCACACACGACGGGGGGCGGGACGGAGGTCGACATGCGGGTAGTACTGTGGGTCATCGGCATCGTCGCCGGCTTGCTCATCCTGCTGGGGCTGCTCCTGGAGGCGGCCCGATGGCTGATGGTCATCGGTGCGATCGCGCTGGTGGTGGTCGTCATCATGGCGGTGGTCAAGGTGCGCCAGCTGAGCCGGGATTCGCAACGGCGACACTGACCACGGGGTGCCCCGCCCATCGGCGGTGCGGCGCCCGGGACCTCGCCGGGTTTCCTACCAGACCATAGGTCACGGTGTGTGGTGGGCGAACGTGGGGAGGACGGAAAGCATGGACCTGAGCGCCGAGCAACCCTGGCTGCGCAGCTACGCACCGGGCGTGCCGGCGACCGTCACCCCGACCGATGAGTCGCTGGTCGACCTGCTGCGTGCGGCAGTCCGCAGGTTCGGCAGCCGGACCGCGCTGGACTTCTTCGGCGCCACCACCACCTACGTTGAGCTGGCAGCGCAGGTGGACCGGGCGGCGGAGGCGCTGCGCCGCCTCGGCGTCGGCCGGGGCGACCGGGTGGCACTGGTCCTGCCGAACTGCCCGCAACACGTGGTGGCCTTCTACGCGGTGCTCCGCCTCGGCGCGGTCGTGGTCGAGCACAACCCGCTCTACACCGAGCAGGAACTCGCCCACCAGCTCGCCGACCACGGCGCCCGGGTCGCCGTGGTCTGGGACAGGGTAGCCCCACTGGTGCACCGCACCGCTGGGACCACCAAGGTCGAAACGGTCGTCGCGGTCGATCTCAGCGCGGCCCTGCCCCGGCTCAAACGCTGGGCACTCCGGCTACCGCTGCCCCGAGCACGCACCGCCCGTGCGGCGATGACCGCGCCCGCACCGGACGCGCTGGCCTGGGAACACCTCGTGGCCGGCAGTGAGCCCCTGGCCGCCGACCACCCTGCCCCGGAGCCGGAGGACACGGCGCTGTTGCAGTACACGGGAGGGACCACCGGCACCCCGAAGGGAGCGATCCTCACCCACCGCAACCTTCGCGTCAACGCGGCGCAGGGCCGCGCCTGGATGCCGGGCCTCCGCGACGGCGCCGAGACGGTGTACGCCGTACTGCCGCTGTTCCACGCGTACGGGCTGACGCTGTGCCTGACCTTCGCGGTGAGCATCGGCGCGGCCC
Protein-coding regions in this window:
- a CDS encoding DedA family protein: MPHTARAVLVAGTTTHQAEPSQDGLVGHVVGLVERLGGPGAGLAVALENLFPPIPSEVILPLAGFVAGQGRMSVVGAIFWTTLGSLLGALSLYYIGAALGRERMRAIAARLPLVKLSDVDKTEEWFLRHGVKAVFFGRMIPIFRSMISIPAGVERMPVWTFVVYTTLGSLIWNTTFVMAGYLLGDNWHLVERYAGILQNVVILACVAGLVWFVVTRLRRSRTTGGVLPNGPEDEFPPPVPPLDGVPDPHGRGTVYRSSWSRDTTVG
- a CDS encoding helix-turn-helix domain-containing protein, translated to MATIPAEGGSAAGPTVLRMMLGAQLRRLRESRGVTREGAGWEIRASESKISRMELGRVGFKERDIADLLTLYGITDPQEREALLRLARDANSPGWWHQYGDVLPSWFQAYLGLEAAAALIRTYELQFVPGLLQTQEYARAVVLLGHSRALPAEIDRRVALRMRRQQVLHRKDPPQLWAVVDEAALRRPIGGPAVMRQQVTALIDATRLPNVRLQVVPFAAGGHAAAGGAFSILRFGDAELPDVVYIEQLTSALYLDKREDLEFYAVAMERLCVEAEPPERTPELLGRILADLPAG
- a CDS encoding DUF397 domain-containing protein — protein: MQPLPNGVPGPELPPLRWQKSRRSNPSGNCVELAELPDGAGVAVRNSRHPDGPALIYTVDEIAAFLLGAQDGDFDHLIR
- a CDS encoding GGDEF domain-containing protein, with amino-acid sequence MPDPLTIASGVCAAGALVSSWQLHRRAVRAETEIAVLQAELAAERHAASHDPLTGLPNRRAFHRLAAALLTRADSRPLIAVVLDLDDFKQINDRYGHAAGDQVLINVAQRLSAFAGDDPVARLGGDEFAGLLTAPDIERRWLEHATRRLQNLLAAPIPLHRANVRVTASVGLAPVSCPTQLSEALDRADAAMYRAKSIDSSHPRRLLDSAGTGER
- a CDS encoding polysaccharide deacetylase family protein, translating into MSKETLCAFGVDVDAVAGWLGSYGGGNSPGDISRGMFAGEVGVPRLLRLFRRYDLPSTWFIPGHSIETFPDQVQQIVDAGHEVALHGYSHENPLAMSPTQEAEVLDRCIELIEAAARRRPTGYAAPWWEFSPATHELLLERGIRYDHSLMHDDFTVYRVRAGDTWTKVDYAGSARDWMKPLVRGEETDLIEIPANWYLDDLPPMMFIKSNPNSHGWVSPRHLEELWRDQFDWVHRELDHGVVTFTIHPDVSGRPQVLLMLERLIEHINQQEGARWATFDEIATDYAARNPRPGARN
- the eccB gene encoding type VII secretion protein EccB; the protein is MPSRQDQLHSHQFTVQRAVAALVMRETDPTQSPFRRLAGAGLASFLVAAILLGGFALYGLFAGGGDRWRDETVVIVEKESGARYVYRDEKLHPVLNYASALLVIAAERPRTVLVSRRSITDVPRGRPLGIADAPDSLPGPQGLSTAPWTVCSLPAADGARTEPRSALLIGVPATGAGRVVDEGLLLRHPDGGLHLLWQQRRHEIRDPDLVLAALATTRARAVPVAPALLHALPAGADLAPPVLPGVGEPAAWLPAARIGDVYLVRNTGGGRQYAVVLGDGLAGITELQASLVLAGTGQREPAPITLGQFAALPKAPDLIPAGSSAPPAASPRLAVAAGGLCVEIGADGVVADVRHGVRLPDLAVTPRSGTDAVFVDHVLVKPGGGAVVEAVATPGATGGALCIVTDLGRRYVLAGTEVLGMLGYGDVRPLRLPAGLVSLVPAGSALDPTTAREVAVPG
- a CDS encoding DUF998 domain-containing protein → MHTVPGWTVITALLAPLLLIGGGAFAATLQPFQFDQVGYSISQLAAYGATHRWVMTLFILGSGLCVVLSAIGLRTVRLAGRLMLGLSGVATIGVAAYPDQWVDGRPAPMDVVDVHTVSAWLVFLAAALWPTLAANRTGPLRLRWGLVLSAVQLAPAGWKIAQDISHGDFTHAAYLGLFQRVLVGFEGLILLAVVLLARRQDAR
- a CDS encoding metal-sensitive transcriptional regulator, with protein sequence MKLRPEMTGDALTRLKRARGQLNAVISMMEDGQDCREVLTQLAAVSKAIDRAGYKIIASGMRHCNAARERGEAPEMTEEELEKLFLTLA
- a CDS encoding MBL fold metallo-hydrolase, whose protein sequence is MEFDVSVIATTSLGDRSYLASDGQSAVVVDPQRDIDRILYLAGEKGVRISHVVETHIHNDYVSGGLELARITGAHYLVAAADKVEFGRLPVADGDTVTVSEAMRLRVIATPGHTFHHLSYVLDRATAGGWQAAGVFTGGSLLFGTTGRTDLLGQQHAHELAHHQHASARRLADLLPDGAEIWPTHGFGSFCSASQTDAPESTIAREKVTNPVLRLAADDFVTETLRGLDAYPAYYAHMGVTNLGGPAPVDLTPVARADAADLRQRISAGQWVVDLRHRRAYAASHLAGTVSLGLDGPMSTWLGWLITWGTPITLLAETPEQIADAQRELVRIGIDRPAAQATGRTERWAAGQGQLRGLGMADFAALAAARAGRPAAGLPAPDVVLDVRMTNEWTAGHIDGAVHIPLPDLARRLADVPAGAVWVHCGSGYRATAAGSLLANADRDVVVIDDQFSEAGAAGVALVEPDSTRS
- a CDS encoding rhodanese-like domain-containing protein, which codes for MTIPGNACPATLDTAQLRELIDSGRAPRLLDVRTPAEFESAHIPGAYNVPLDLLKEHREELRGHLDDDVVLICRSGARAAQAERTLAGVGLPNVKVLTGGMLAWQAAAGPATRGTPRWDLERQVRLAAGTVVLASVVASVFVPGAEWVAGVIGAGLTFAALSNTCALGMLLSKLPYNRNASCDLDTVIDQLGAPTGGRS
- a CDS encoding sulfite exporter TauE/SafE family protein, giving the protein MTVGLALTVGLAVLIGLSLGLLGGGGSILAVPLLVYVADLPAKEAIATSLLVVGVTSAVGVLPHARAGRIRWRTGLLFGVAGMVGAYAGGRLAVFVPAAVLLTGFAVMMLATAAAMIRGRRANGGGPAPPELPVLRVLVDGVVVGLVTGLVGAGGGFLVVPVLALLGGLPMPVAVGTSLVVIAMKSFAGLAGYLSNTSIDWSLAAMVTAAAVAGSLAGARLAGRVPEVVLRRTFGWFVVVVGVFMVVQQVPGGSALRIAALAGALGAVALLLVGRRGGRAWIPGPVRRALGRAPRADG
- a CDS encoding long-chain-fatty-acid--CoA ligase, encoding MDLSAEQPWLRSYAPGVPATVTPTDESLVDLLRAAVRRFGSRTALDFFGATTTYVELAAQVDRAAEALRRLGVGRGDRVALVLPNCPQHVVAFYAVLRLGAVVVEHNPLYTEQELAHQLADHGARVAVVWDRVAPLVHRTAGTTKVETVVAVDLSAALPRLKRWALRLPLPRARTARAAMTAPAPDALAWEHLVAGSEPLAADHPAPEPEDTALLQYTGGTTGTPKGAILTHRNLRVNAAQGRAWMPGLRDGAETVYAVLPLFHAYGLTLCLTFAVSIGAALVLLPRFDVDETLTAVRRRPPTFLPAVPPIYERLAVAARARRVDLTSIRYAISGAMTLPPATVRLWESVTGGLLVEGYGMTETSPVALGNPVSAARQPGTVGVPFPGTNVRIVDPDDPTRDRAPGEAGELLISGPQVFAGYWHRPEETAAVLLPGGWLRTGDIVEMNSDGFVRIVDRIKELIITGGFNVYPSEVEEALRQVPGVRDAAAVGLPGAGGAEEVVAAVVLHPDCATDAAGIRAACRQHLTAYKVPRRIVVVDDLPRSQIGKVLRREVRDRLLA